A stretch of Gorilla gorilla gorilla isolate KB3781 chromosome 9, NHGRI_mGorGor1-v2.1_pri, whole genome shotgun sequence DNA encodes these proteins:
- the CDHR5 gene encoding cadherin-related family member 5: MGSWALLWPPLLFTGLLVRPPGTMAQAQYCSVNKDIFEVEENTNVTEPLVDIHVPEGQEVTLGPLSTPFAFRIQGNQLFLNVTPDYEENSLLEAQLLCQSGGTLVTQLRVFVSVLDVNDNAPEFPFKTKEIRVEEDTKVNSTVIPETQLQAEDRDKDDILFYTLQEMTAGASDYFSLVSVNRPALRLDRPLDFYERPNMAFWLLVRDTPEDNVEPSHTATATLLLNVVPADLRPPWFLPCTFSDGYVCIQAQYHGAVPTGHILPSPLVLRPGPIYAEDGDRGINQPIIYSIFRGNVNGTFIIHPDSGNLTMARSVPSPMTFLLLVKGQQADLARYSVTQVTVEAVAAAGSPPRFPESLYRGTVARGAGAGVVVKDAADPSQPLRIQAQDPEFSDLNSAITYRITNHSHFRMEGEVVLTTTTLAQAGAFYAEVEAHNTVTSGTATTVIEIQVSEQEPPSTDVPPSPEAGGTTGPWTSTTSEAPRPPAPSQGPSTTSSGGGTGPHPPSGTTLRPPTSSTPGGPPGAENSTSHQPATPGGGTAQTPEPGTSQPMPPGMGTSTSHQPATPGGGTAQTPKPGTSQPMPPGMGTSTSHQPATPGGGTAQTPEPGTSQPMPLSKSTPSSGGGASEDKRFSVVDMAALGGVLSALLLLALLGLAILVHKHYGPRLKCCSGKAPEPQPQGFDNQAFLPDHKANWAPVPSPTHDPKPAEAPMPAEPTPPGPASPGGAPEPPAAARAGGSPTAVRSILTKERRPEGGYKAVWFGEDIGAEADVVVLNTPTLDVDGASDSGSGDEGEGAGRGGGPHDAPGGDDSYI; the protein is encoded by the exons ATGGGGTCTTGggccctgctgtggcctcccctGCTGTTCACCGGGCTGCTCGTCCGACCCCCGGGGACCATGGCCCAGGCCCAGT ACTGCTCTGTGAACAAGGACATCTTTGAAGTAGAGGAGAACACAAATGTCACCGAGCCGCTGGTGGACATCCACGTCCCGGAGGGCCAGGAGGTGACCCTCGGACCCTTGTCCACCCCCTTTGCATTTCGGATCCAGGGAAACCAGCTGTTTCTCAACGTGACTCCTGATTATGAG GAGAACTCACTGCTTGAGGCTCAGCTGCTGTGTCAGAGCGGAGGCACATTG GTGACCCAGCTGAGGGTGTTCGTGTCAGTGCTGGACGTCAATGACAACGCCCCCGAATTCCCCTTTAAGACCAAGGAGATAAGGGTGGAGGAG gaCACGAAAGTGAACTCCACCGTCATCCCTGAGACGCAACTGCAGGCTGAGGACCGCGACAAGGACGACATTCTGTTCTACACCCTCCAGGAAATGACAGCA GGTGCCAGTGACTACTTCTCCCTGGTGAGTGTAAACCGTCCCGCCTTGAGGCTGGACCGGCCCCTGGACTTCTACGAGCGGCCGAACATGGCCTTCTGGCTGCTGGTGCGG GACACTCCGGAGGACAATGTGGAACCCAGCCACACTGCCACCGCCACACTACTGCTGAACGTGGTGCCCGCCGACCTGCGGCCCCCCTGGTTCCTGCCCTGCACCTTCTCAGATGGCTACGTCTGCATTCAAGCTCAGTACCATGGGGCTGTCCCCACGGGGCACATACTG CCATCTCCCCTCGTCCTGCGCCCCGGACCCATCTATGCTGAAGACGGAGACCGCGGCATCAACCAGCCCATCATCTACAGCATCTTTAGGG GAAACGTGAATGGTACATTCATCATCCACCCAGACTCAGGCAACCTCACCATGGCCAGGAGTGTCCCCAGCCCCATGACCTTCCTTCTGCTGGTGAAG GGCCAACAGGCCGACCTTGCCCGCTACTCAGTGACCCAGGTCACCGTGGAGGCTGTGGCTGCAGCCGGGAGCCCGCCCCGCTTCCCCGAGAGCCTGTATCGTGGCACCGTGGCGCGTGGCGCCGGAGCGGGCGTTGTGGTCAAGGATGCAGCtgacccttctcagcctctgaggATCCAGGCTCAGGACCCGGAGTTCTCG gACCTCAACTCGGCCATCACATATCGAATTACCAACCACTCACACTTCCGGATGGAGGGAGAGGTTGTGCTGACCACCACCACACTGGCACAGGCGGGAGCCTTCTACGCAGAg GTTGAGGCCCACAACACGGTGACCTCTGGCACCGCAACCACAGTCATTGAGATACAAGTTTCCGAACAGGAGCCCCCCTCCACAG ATGTCCCCCCATCCCCAGAGGCTGGAGGAACAACCGGGCCCTGGACCAGCACCACTTCCGAGGCCCCCAGACCCCCTGCGCCCTCCCAGGGACCCTCCACGACCAGCTCTGGGGGAGGCACAGGCCCTCATCCACCCTCTGGCACAACTCTGAGGCCACCAACCTCGTCTACACCCGGGGGGCCCCCGGGTGCAGAAAACAGCACCTCCCACCAACCAGCCACACCCGGTGGGGGCACAGCACAGACCCCAGAGCCAGGAACCTCTCAGCCGATGCCCCCCGGTATGGGAACCAGCACCTCCCACCAACCAGCCACTCCCGGTGGGGGCACAGCACAGACCCCAAAGCCAGGAACCTCTCAGCCGATGCCCCCCGGTATGGGAACCAGCACCTCCCACCAACCAGCCACACCCGGTGGGGGCACAGCACAGACCCCAGAGCCAGGAACCTCTCAGCCGATGCCCCTCAGCAAGAGCACCCCATCTTCAG GTGGCGGCGCCTCGGAGGACAAGCGCTTCTCGGTGGTGGATATGGCGGCCCTGGGCGGGGTGCTGAGTgcgctgctgctgctggctctcCTTGGCCTCGCCATCCTTGTCCACAAGCACTATGGCCCCCGGCTCAAGTGCTGCTCTGGCAAAGCTCCG GAGCCCCAGCCCCAAGGCTTTGACAACCAGGCGTTCCTCCCTGACCACAAGGCCAACTGGGCGCCCGTCCCCAGCCCCACGCACGACCCCAAGCCCGCGGAGGCACCGATGCCCGCAGAGCCCACGCCCcccggccctgcctccccagGCGGTGCCCCTGAGCCCCCCGCAGCGGCCCGAGCCGGCGGAAGCCCCACGGCGGTGAGGTCCATCCTGACCAAGGAGCGGCGGCCAGAGGGGGGGTACAAGGCCGTCTGGTTTGGCGAGGACATCGGGGCGGAGGCAGACGTGGTCGTTCTCAACACGCCCACCCTGGACGTGGATGGCGCCAGTGACTCCGGCAGCGGCGACGAGGGCGAGGGCgcggggaggggtgggggtccCCACGATGCGCCCGGTGGTGATGACTCCTACATCTAA
- the SCT gene encoding secretin: MAPRPLLLLLLLLGGSAARPAPPRARRHSDGTFTSELSRLREGARLQRLLQGLVGKRSEQDAENSTAWTRLGAGLLCPSGSNMPILQAWMPLDVTWSPWLPPGPRPGVMVSEPAGAAAEGTLRPR, encoded by the exons ATGGCCCCCCGgcccctcctgctgctgctgctgctcctcggGGGCTCCGCCGCGCGCCCCGCGCCCCCCAG GGCCCGGCGACACTCAGACGGGACGTTCACCAGCGAGCTCAGCCGCCTGCGGGAGGGCGCGCGGCTCCAGCGGCTGCTACAGGGCCTGGTGGGGAAGCGCAG CGAGCAGGACGCAGAGAACAGCACAGCCTGGACCAGGCTCGGCGCAGGTCTGCTCTGCCCGTCAGGGTCCAACATGCCCATCCTGCAGGCCTG GATGCCCCTGGACGTGACCTGGTCTCCCTGGCTGCCCCCTGGGCCCAGGCCTGGGGTTATGGTTTCAGAACCAGCTGGCGCTGCTGCAGAAGGAACCTTGCGGCCCAGATGA